AAGCACTATCAAAACTTCCTTAAAATCTATTCTCCTGAAAAGAACAAAAAATATAAGCGCAGTGACAAAAAGAAAAACCAGAAATTTCAGAGTTTTGTTTCTAATTTTCATATTCAATTAACGCTATTTTACGGCTCATTTTTCGCCCGTTTCTCTGCGCTTAAAATATTTTTCACCGATTCCATCCCTTCAAAATTCATACCCATAAAATAACTCAATTCCCTCGCGCCCAAAAAACCGCAGCCGGAACAGCTGTATTCCGGAAGTTTTCTGAACGCCTTCAAAAACCCTTCCCTGACATTCGGCAATTCCCCGAAAAATTCTCCGTCGTTCCTGTCGCAGGGAAGAAGCGTCCCGTCCACGTCAATCACCGCGAACAGTTTTCCCGCGGCGCATTTTACACCGGGGAAACACGGATAATTTCTTATATGACGCAAACTGCTTAAACTGTTTCTCAAAAAAGGGAACCCTTCTTTTTTCAGTTTAATCAGTTTATCAACCGCCTCTTTATACCGCTTCTCATCAGGACACAGCTCGCTGTCCTTCGAACCCTTGTACATCAGCTTAAACGGCTGAAATGCGGCAAGAACCCCGAATTTTTCAGCCAACCCCGCAATAAAATCAATGTCATTCAGATTATATTTTGTAATCGTCGTTGTTATTACGGTTTTAATACCCATCTCTACGCAAATCCGCAGCGCATTATATGACTGCTCAAAGGCCCCCTTTCTTCCCGAAATATAATCGTGCGTCGGCTCTGAGCCGTCAATACTTATTTTTATCATGTCAAGATTCTGCAGAGCGTCTTTTCTTTTCTCAATCAGAGCGCCTCGGGTATTCATGCTGCACGAAATATTAAGCCCTTTCGCGTATTTTATAATTTCGCCGATGTCGTCCCTCAGCAGGGGTTCTCCTCCGCTAAAAGAAATTCGCGCCGTGCCGGCTTTTCCTGCCTGCCTTAAAATTTCTTTTATTTCCGTCAACTCCATTTCAGGACGCGGATTTTTCCACAGAGCGCAGTATCGGCACCTGTTGCCGCAGCGGTCCAGCAGCTGCCATCTTAACGCCAAAGGATAATTTTTTCTCTGTATTTTAAGGCAAAAGAGCGCTTTTAGCCCGGCAAAAACGAAATTCAACTTCATCCTTCCCCCGAATGCGCGGACTTTTTTACGAAATCCGGCTTCCCTGCCGCGCCGATATCCGTGTGAAAATAATGGCCAATCATCCTGAGCGCCACTTTTACATACCGCGCTAATTCGCCGAAAGAACGCAATCTCGTCAAAGTACGCAAAATAAACACCGGCCTGAAATAAAATCCATAGTACATCTTTTTCAGCAGACTTTCAATTTTCCTTTGACTTAACGCGACGCCCGGAACGTAAATCCTCTTTTCTCCCTCCCGGCCGAGAACAAACTCTTTCCAGTAATCATACCCTGTCTCCCTCACAACATCAAAATGCATTTTTGAGCCGGGTTTCGGGATTGCCCTGCAAATTTGGACAAAGTCAAGTTTAAGTTTCTTTGCCCATTTGAGAGTTTCTTTTGCATCTTTCGCTTTTTCACCGGGATTCCCCGCCATTAGAAAACCGAGATTTCTTATGCCGAGTTTCCGGGATACGGCAATCGCTTTTTCTGTCTGGCTTAAATTAATTTCTTTGTTAATATTTTCAAGCGTTCCTGCATTTCCCGATTCAATACCCCAAAAAATCATTCTCAAACCGCTTTTCTTGGCCGCGCGGAGAATTTCCTCATCCACCAGGTCAACCCTGCTGCGGCATGTCCAGTTAATATCAAGTTTTCTCTTAATTATTCCCTCAAAAATCTTAAGACACCTTTCCCTGTTAACAAAAAAAGTCGCGTCAAAAAAATCAATTTCTCTAACGTCAAAGTCATAATAACACTTCTCAATTTCGGCGAGAACACTTTCCGCGCTTCTCTCTCTGTAATGCGCCAGACCGGCAATCGCGCAGAAAGTACATTTCCACGGGCAGCCCGTTGATGTAAGCATTATTGTGAAATTTTTTCTCTGGGAGACAAAAGAATGATATAGCTGATTCGGGAGAAGATGCCTTGCGGGAAACGGATAACTGTCAAAATCAGCAAGTTTCAGGTTTGCGGGGTTTATAATAACTTCATCTTTTTCATTTCTCCGGCAAAGTCCGGCAATATGTTTATATTTCCCGCCGGGAAAATTTTCCAGAAATTCAGGCAGGGTCTCAACAGCCTCTCCTATAAATCCGAAATCAATTTCAGAATAACTCATTGTCTCACGCGGATACAGCGAAAAATTTATTCCGCCGGCGATAACCGGAACAGCAATTGTTTTTTTCAAAAATCTGATCCAGTCAAGAGTGTCATGAAAGCAGTATGTGTCCAAACGGAACATTATAAAATCAGGGC
Above is a window of Candidatus Omnitrophota bacterium DNA encoding:
- a CDS encoding radical SAM protein, which translates into the protein MKVAFVHVPIRHHGFSENLKVVDEEFTFSPPIVLAYVAAIAEKSGSKVILIDAAALKLSKEQVRKKLEIFRPDFIMFRLDTYCFHDTLDWIRFLKKTIAVPVIAGGINFSLYPRETMSYSEIDFGFIGEAVETLPEFLENFPGGKYKHIAGLCRRNEKDEVIINPANLKLADFDSYPFPARHLLPNQLYHSFVSQRKNFTIMLTSTGCPWKCTFCAIAGLAHYRERSAESVLAEIEKCYYDFDVREIDFFDATFFVNRERCLKIFEGIIKRKLDINWTCRSRVDLVDEEILRAAKKSGLRMIFWGIESGNAGTLENINKEINLSQTEKAIAVSRKLGIRNLGFLMAGNPGEKAKDAKETLKWAKKLKLDFVQICRAIPKPGSKMHFDVVRETGYDYWKEFVLGREGEKRIYVPGVALSQRKIESLLKKMYYGFYFRPVFILRTLTRLRSFGELARYVKVALRMIGHYFHTDIGAAGKPDFVKKSAHSGEG
- a CDS encoding radical SAM protein, which codes for MKLNFVFAGLKALFCLKIQRKNYPLALRWQLLDRCGNRCRYCALWKNPRPEMELTEIKEILRQAGKAGTARISFSGGEPLLRDDIGEIIKYAKGLNISCSMNTRGALIEKRKDALQNLDMIKISIDGSEPTHDYISGRKGAFEQSYNALRICVEMGIKTVITTTITKYNLNDIDFIAGLAEKFGVLAAFQPFKLMYKGSKDSELCPDEKRYKEAVDKLIKLKKEGFPFLRNSLSSLRHIRNYPCFPGVKCAAGKLFAVIDVDGTLLPCDRNDGEFFGELPNVREGFLKAFRKLPEYSCSGCGFLGARELSYFMGMNFEGMESVKNILSAEKRAKNEP